From Nonlabens sp. Ci31, the proteins below share one genomic window:
- the pyrF gene encoding orotidine-5'-phosphate decarboxylase yields MTLENLTTQILEKKSFLCIGLDVDLEKVPAHLLQEEDPIFAFAKAIIDATHDLCVAYKPNTAFFEAYGVKGWIALEKISNYLNENYPDHFSIADAKRGDIGNTSTRYAKAFYEDLNFDSVTIAPYMGKDSVEPFLAFENKFAILLALTSNRGAYDFQTKTVDGTPLYQEVLKTAAQYNNSDRLMYVVGATKAKYLKEIRKIVPDAFLLVPGVGAQGGSLEEVVKYGKNDQVGLLVNSSRGIIYASKDKDYAEAARAKAKELQEQMAGLI; encoded by the coding sequence ATGACTTTAGAAAACCTTACCACCCAAATACTTGAGAAAAAATCCTTCCTATGCATAGGATTGGATGTAGATTTAGAAAAAGTACCCGCTCATTTATTACAGGAAGAAGATCCTATTTTTGCTTTTGCGAAAGCGATTATCGACGCCACTCACGACTTATGTGTAGCTTATAAACCCAATACAGCATTCTTTGAGGCTTATGGGGTAAAAGGGTGGATCGCTTTAGAAAAAATCAGTAACTACCTCAACGAGAATTATCCAGATCACTTTAGCATAGCAGATGCCAAACGTGGCGATATAGGAAATACTTCTACTCGATATGCCAAAGCATTTTACGAAGATTTGAATTTTGACAGTGTCACGATTGCTCCCTATATGGGTAAAGATTCTGTAGAGCCATTTCTGGCTTTTGAAAATAAATTTGCTATTCTTCTTGCACTCACATCCAACCGAGGAGCCTATGATTTTCAGACCAAAACGGTAGATGGAACACCACTGTATCAAGAAGTCCTTAAAACCGCTGCGCAATACAACAATAGCGACAGGTTAATGTATGTAGTAGGCGCTACAAAAGCTAAGTACCTAAAAGAAATACGTAAGATTGTTCCCGATGCATTTTTATTAGTTCCTGGCGTAGGTGCACAAGGAGGCAGTCTGGAAGAAGTAGTAAAGTATGGTAAAAATGATCAGGTAGGATTATTAGTAAATTCTTCTCGCGGTATCATCTACGCTTCAAAAGACAAAGACTATGCTGAAGCTGCGAGAGCTAAAGCAAAGGAATTGCAGGAGCAAATGGCTGGGTTGATTTAG
- the trhA gene encoding PAQR family membrane homeostasis protein TrhA → MARVQTDLEEVWNVITHGIGFLLFIVISIVLFANADWSMEYMLAALLVYCASQLFLYFSSTAYHRAKEGVLKFKLRKLDHISIYGSIAGTYTPVCLITLEQSSGWYILAAVWGIALFGTIWKLFFTGKFEAFSSVLYLVMGWMIVFDLHTLSDAFTYLQMNLLIAGGIFFTVGIVFYVWNKLYFNHVIWHLFVLGGSLSHAAMVWFVVV, encoded by the coding sequence ATGGCTAGAGTACAAACGGACCTAGAAGAGGTCTGGAATGTAATCACGCACGGGATTGGGTTTCTTCTTTTTATAGTGATAAGCATTGTATTATTTGCAAATGCAGACTGGTCTATGGAGTATATGTTAGCGGCACTTTTGGTGTATTGCGCATCACAACTTTTCTTGTATTTCTCTTCAACTGCTTATCACAGAGCAAAAGAAGGTGTTTTAAAATTTAAACTCAGAAAGTTAGACCACATTTCTATTTATGGTTCTATTGCAGGAACCTACACGCCAGTTTGTTTGATTACTTTAGAACAATCTAGTGGTTGGTATATTCTAGCAGCTGTTTGGGGAATCGCTTTATTTGGAACCATATGGAAGTTGTTCTTTACAGGAAAGTTTGAAGCCTTCTCAAGTGTCTTGTACTTGGTGATGGGATGGATGATTGTCTTTGACCTCCATACTTTAAGTGATGCATTCACTTATTTACAAATGAACCTCTTAATCGCCGGCGGTATTTTTTTTACGGTAGGAATTGTATTTTATGTTTGGAACAAACTCTATTTTAATCATGTGATCTGGCACCTATTTGTATTGGGCGGTAGTTTGAGCCATGCAGCAATGGTTTGGTTTGTGGTGGTTTAG
- a CDS encoding ZIP family metal transporter, producing the protein MNLLLPFLAVLLGFAAALLVKPQSKNRVKLLLAFSGAFLLSAVASEFLPEIYKSGDSTYGAYLMGGVFLQIILEFFSKGAEHGHLHIHKEVAVFPYLLFGSLCLHAFLEGMPLQGETSMIYGIAIHKIPIAFIFTSFLLSSKYTRWNTVLIILFFAAMSPLGSLAAGNLEFLQDFMLPIKAIVAGIVLHVSTTLILEASEAHKFNLAKIVVMVLGGVLGFVL; encoded by the coding sequence ATGAATTTACTTCTACCTTTTCTTGCTGTTTTATTGGGTTTTGCTGCGGCACTACTGGTCAAACCACAATCTAAAAACCGCGTGAAGTTGCTGCTGGCTTTTTCAGGAGCCTTTTTATTGAGTGCGGTGGCTAGTGAGTTTTTACCTGAGATTTACAAAAGTGGCGACAGTACTTATGGCGCTTACCTTATGGGAGGGGTATTCTTGCAAATTATCCTAGAGTTCTTTTCTAAAGGAGCTGAGCATGGTCATTTGCACATCCATAAAGAAGTGGCTGTTTTTCCTTACTTGCTTTTTGGGAGTTTGTGCCTACATGCATTTCTAGAAGGAATGCCATTACAAGGCGAAACGAGTATGATTTATGGAATCGCAATTCATAAAATACCTATTGCCTTTATTTTTACTTCCTTTTTACTATCGAGTAAATACACTAGGTGGAATACGGTCCTTATTATATTGTTTTTTGCAGCGATGTCACCTTTGGGAAGTCTTGCTGCTGGAAACCTGGAGTTCCTTCAAGATTTTATGCTACCCATCAAAGCTATAGTTGCTGGAATTGTTCTTCATGTTTCTACCACTCTTATTCTAGAAGCTAGTGAAGCACATAAATTTAATCTGGCTAAGATTGTGGTGATGGTTTTGGGTGGAGTATTGGGGTTTGTATTGTAA
- a CDS encoding S8 family serine peptidase — translation MKKVVFFLIIGMASISNAQDFHAWIYFADKPNAVASLNNPQSILTQRALDRKSRHNIPIDDRDMPVNQAYVAQIKAQLGISYKAQSKWFNCVHVVGTTTAIDALANLAFVSSIDYADPTKSTSRSYEDKFAQTVTTPLAYGTATNQIQMIGLDDLHNTGNAGDGMLIAVTDSGFPNVDVNTGFAQLRNNNGIAGGWDFVDRDATIYEDHYHGARVLSVMAGNEPGNFEGTAPDARYHLFRTEEALQETPAEMSYWVQAAERADSLGVDVINVSLGYLGFDNTAESLDYQDMNGTTAFISRGTNVAFEKGIIVVTSAGNSGNSNLHPYNSAPADALGAFSIGSVTAAEVKSSFSSTGPTVDGRIRPDIAAQGSATATIDESGILVATSGTSFSAPLISGSVACLMQAFPNLTPQQIVDAVRASANQAMTPDNLLGYGIPDFGAAQQTLSTTSLNDQDFIYYVQDKQLIFNTALGENATSFQLYNLQGQLVFEKAYSREGFIDLNQVTTGLYLFRIDHSEKSYKVVIR, via the coding sequence ATGAAAAAGGTAGTGTTTTTTTTAATTATCGGTATGGCAAGCATATCTAATGCCCAAGATTTTCACGCTTGGATTTACTTTGCTGATAAACCTAATGCGGTAGCGTCACTTAACAACCCTCAGAGTATTTTAACTCAAAGAGCCCTAGACCGCAAATCGAGGCACAACATCCCTATTGACGACAGAGATATGCCTGTGAATCAAGCTTATGTAGCACAAATTAAAGCGCAACTGGGAATCAGTTACAAAGCACAATCTAAATGGTTCAATTGTGTTCATGTAGTAGGAACAACAACAGCTATTGACGCACTAGCAAACCTTGCTTTTGTATCCAGTATCGATTATGCAGACCCTACAAAAAGTACTTCTAGAAGCTATGAAGATAAGTTTGCTCAGACGGTCACCACACCACTGGCATATGGTACGGCAACAAATCAAATACAAATGATAGGTCTGGACGATTTGCACAATACAGGAAATGCAGGAGATGGAATGTTGATCGCCGTGACCGATTCTGGTTTTCCTAATGTAGATGTGAATACTGGTTTTGCTCAATTACGCAATAATAACGGAATCGCTGGTGGCTGGGATTTTGTGGATCGAGATGCTACTATTTATGAAGATCATTATCACGGGGCAAGAGTATTGAGTGTTATGGCAGGAAATGAACCGGGTAATTTTGAAGGAACTGCACCAGATGCGCGCTATCATTTATTTAGAACAGAAGAAGCCTTACAAGAAACTCCAGCCGAAATGTCTTATTGGGTGCAAGCCGCAGAGCGTGCAGATTCTCTTGGTGTGGATGTCATCAATGTTTCGCTAGGTTATTTGGGTTTTGATAACACTGCAGAAAGTCTCGATTATCAAGACATGAACGGCACAACAGCCTTTATTTCTCGAGGAACTAATGTTGCTTTTGAAAAAGGGATTATAGTGGTTACCAGCGCAGGAAATTCCGGTAATAGCAATCTTCATCCTTACAATTCTGCCCCAGCAGATGCCTTGGGTGCATTTTCTATAGGTTCTGTGACTGCCGCAGAAGTAAAATCAAGTTTCTCTAGTACTGGACCTACAGTAGATGGTCGTATTCGTCCTGATATTGCCGCTCAAGGAAGCGCCACGGCAACCATAGACGAATCTGGTATTCTGGTAGCTACCAGTGGCACCTCTTTTAGTGCTCCTTTAATTAGTGGATCGGTAGCTTGTTTGATGCAAGCCTTTCCCAACCTTACGCCTCAACAAATAGTCGATGCCGTAAGAGCCAGTGCTAATCAAGCCATGACTCCAGATAATTTGTTGGGTTATGGAATTCCTGATTTTGGAGCCGCACAACAAACTTTGAGCACGACCAGTCTTAACGATCAGGATTTTATTTATTATGTACAAGACAAACAGTTGATTTTCAATACCGCTCTAGGCGAAAACGCCACCTCTTTCCAGCTTTATAATTTACAAGGGCAACTGGTCTTTGAAAAGGCATATAGTCGAGAAGGTTTCATCGATCTCAACCAAGTAACTACTGGGTTGTATCTATTTAGAATCGATCATAGTGAGAAGAGTTATAAGGTAGTCATTAGGTAA
- a CDS encoding NAD(P)H-dependent flavin oxidoreductase codes for MPQNPITKLFNIKYPIIQGGMIWASGHKLVTAVSNAGGLGLIGAGSMYPEVLREHIQKTKAGTDKPYGVNVPLLYTDLEEILEIIIEEKVPIVFTSAGNPKTYTKRLKDAGITVVHVVSSVKFALKSQEAGVDAVVAEGFEAGGHNGREESTTLTLIPQVAKAIDIPLIAAGGIATGRAMLAAITLGADAVQVGSRFVATNEASSHMNFKKAVVEAGEGATHLTLKELAPVRMMRNKFWNDVQELYKTAPTPEALKTLLGRARAKKGMFEGDMNDGELEIGQISGLIDDIIPAAQVVEDMVAEYEEARKELLNKSIHG; via the coding sequence ATGCCACAAAATCCTATCACAAAATTATTCAATATCAAATACCCCATTATTCAAGGCGGGATGATCTGGGCAAGTGGTCACAAACTAGTCACCGCAGTCAGTAACGCTGGCGGATTAGGTTTAATAGGTGCTGGATCTATGTATCCAGAGGTATTGAGAGAACACATCCAAAAAACTAAAGCAGGAACAGACAAACCTTATGGTGTAAATGTTCCCTTACTTTATACCGATCTAGAAGAAATTTTAGAAATTATCATTGAAGAAAAAGTGCCGATTGTTTTTACAAGTGCAGGAAATCCTAAGACCTACACAAAACGATTAAAAGATGCTGGTATCACTGTAGTTCACGTAGTGAGCTCTGTAAAATTTGCCTTAAAGTCGCAAGAAGCAGGAGTAGATGCAGTTGTTGCTGAAGGTTTTGAAGCTGGCGGACATAACGGTAGAGAAGAGTCGACCACGTTGACCTTAATACCACAAGTAGCAAAAGCAATTGATATTCCGTTGATCGCTGCTGGAGGAATTGCTACCGGTCGAGCGATGCTTGCAGCTATAACTTTAGGAGCAGATGCCGTACAAGTAGGAAGCAGATTTGTCGCGACAAATGAAGCAAGCAGTCACATGAACTTTAAAAAGGCGGTTGTAGAGGCGGGAGAAGGAGCAACACATCTGACATTGAAAGAATTGGCCCCAGTAAGGATGATGCGCAATAAATTTTGGAACGATGTTCAAGAGCTCTACAAAACAGCCCCAACTCCCGAAGCATTAAAAACACTTTTAGGTAGAGCAAGAGCAAAGAAAGGAATGTTTGAAGGGGATATGAATGACGGCGAGTTAGAAATAGGACAAATCTCAGGATTGATAGACGACATTATTCCTGCGGCTCAAGTGGTAGAAGATATGGTTGCCGAATACGAAGAGGCTAGAAAAGAACTTCTAAATAAATCTATTCATGGCTAG
- a CDS encoding class I SAM-dependent RNA methyltransferase translates to MIAKTIFGLEEVLEQELKQLGATNIKRGVRMVEFTGDQGFMYKANMMLRTAIRILKPIYSFTARNEVDLYDGIYQYDWSKHLTHHDTLAVHGTIASQYFNHSQYVALKTKDAIVDQIRRNTGQRPDVDTRHPDLRISVHINDQNVDVSLDTSGEPLYKRGYRTMTNEAPINEVLAAGIILLSNWDQRSTFIDPMCGSGTIAIEAAMIGANIAPNINRNEFGFEKWPDYDNELFENIQASCLKKMREFDGKIIARDADGYVIEKAVENIKNANLTDFINVEKGDFFRDHQSASAFLMFNPPYDERISVDVEEFYKEIGDTLKQRYAGSTAWMITGNLDALKFVGLRPSRKIQLYNGKIEAKLVKYEMYKGTKKLHKVRAREEEEE, encoded by the coding sequence ATGATTGCCAAAACGATTTTTGGCCTAGAAGAAGTACTTGAACAAGAACTGAAACAACTGGGTGCCACAAACATAAAACGTGGTGTGCGCATGGTGGAATTTACTGGAGACCAAGGCTTTATGTATAAAGCAAATATGATGTTGCGTACCGCTATCAGGATTTTAAAACCTATTTATAGCTTTACAGCACGCAATGAAGTCGATCTTTACGATGGGATTTATCAATACGACTGGTCGAAGCATCTTACACATCATGATACACTCGCAGTTCATGGAACAATTGCTTCTCAATATTTTAATCACAGCCAGTATGTGGCATTGAAAACCAAGGATGCAATCGTAGATCAAATACGTCGCAATACAGGTCAAAGACCAGATGTGGATACCAGACATCCTGATTTAAGAATATCAGTGCATATTAACGACCAGAATGTAGACGTGTCACTAGACACTAGTGGTGAACCCTTATACAAACGCGGTTATAGAACAATGACTAATGAGGCTCCAATCAATGAAGTTTTGGCAGCTGGAATTATATTATTGAGCAATTGGGACCAGCGTTCTACATTTATAGATCCTATGTGTGGTAGTGGCACGATTGCTATCGAGGCCGCTATGATAGGGGCTAACATTGCTCCTAACATCAACCGTAATGAATTTGGTTTTGAAAAATGGCCTGATTATGACAATGAGCTTTTTGAAAACATTCAAGCGAGTTGTTTAAAGAAAATGCGCGAATTTGACGGTAAAATTATCGCCCGTGATGCTGATGGTTATGTCATAGAAAAAGCTGTAGAAAATATAAAAAATGCCAATCTTACGGATTTCATTAATGTAGAAAAAGGAGATTTTTTTAGAGATCATCAAAGTGCGAGTGCTTTTTTAATGTTCAATCCGCCCTATGATGAGCGTATTTCTGTGGATGTGGAAGAATTTTACAAAGAGATAGGTGACACCTTAAAGCAGCGTTATGCCGGTTCTACCGCATGGATGATTACTGGAAATCTGGATGCATTGAAATTTGTCGGTTTACGTCCTTCTCGCAAGATCCAATTGTACAACGGTAAGATAGAGGCTAAGCTTGTGAAATACGAAATGTATAAAGGAACGAAGAAATTGCATAAGGTAAGAGCTCGTGAGGAAGAGGAAGAATAG
- a CDS encoding peptide-methionine (S)-S-oxide reductase, translating to MKYKLGLGGGCHWCTEAVFQAVDGVELVEQGYVASMAPYENRSEAVIIHFTDHVGLEKLIDIHLQTHAATKQHSRRSDYRSAIYYFDKELESRIEGIISSLSRKRNQTYITKVLPLVSFEPSRESIQNYYLTRPEAPFCKRYIEPKLEVVRSLT from the coding sequence ATGAAATACAAATTAGGTCTTGGCGGTGGCTGTCATTGGTGTACGGAAGCTGTTTTTCAAGCTGTTGACGGTGTGGAACTTGTAGAGCAGGGTTATGTTGCTAGTATGGCTCCTTACGAAAATAGGAGTGAAGCGGTGATCATTCACTTTACAGATCATGTAGGTTTGGAAAAATTAATAGATATTCATTTACAGACACATGCTGCAACAAAGCAGCACAGCCGTCGCAGTGATTATCGAAGTGCGATCTATTATTTTGATAAAGAATTAGAAAGTAGAATAGAAGGGATTATTAGCTCGCTTTCGCGAAAGCGAAACCAAACATACATTACTAAAGTGTTGCCATTGGTCTCCTTTGAACCATCGCGAGAATCTATACAGAATTATTACCTCACCAGACCAGAGGCGCCTTTTTGTAAACGGTATATTGAGCCGAAGTTGGAGGTTGTTAGAAGCTTAACTTAA
- the prfA gene encoding peptide chain release factor 1 has product MIDKLNIVKNRFDEVNDLIIQPDVISDQKRYVQLTKEYKDLKKLMDKREIYVELTANLEEAQDIISDGSDADMVEMAQMQLDEAKEAIPVLEEEIRMMLVPKDPEDAKNAVMEIRAGAGGDEASIFAGDLFRMYEKYCSSKGWSTSIVDTSHGTSGGYKEIIMEVNGDDVYGTLKFEAGVHRVQRVPQTETQGRVHTSAATVMVLPEAEEFDLELDMTEVRIERTTSTGPGGQSVNTTYSAIKLHHEPTGMIVSCQDQKSSHKNLEKALKVLRSRLYDIELAKKMAADSEKRKSMVSTGDRSAKIRTYNYSQGRVTDHRINLTLYDLDNIINGDIQKIIDELRLVDNTEKLQMNDDDI; this is encoded by the coding sequence ATGATAGATAAATTAAATATTGTAAAAAATCGTTTTGACGAGGTGAATGACTTGATCATACAGCCAGATGTAATATCTGATCAAAAACGATATGTACAACTTACCAAAGAATATAAAGATCTTAAAAAACTCATGGACAAGCGTGAGATTTATGTAGAACTTACGGCAAATCTAGAAGAAGCACAAGACATTATATCTGACGGTAGCGATGCCGATATGGTAGAAATGGCTCAAATGCAACTGGACGAAGCTAAAGAAGCTATTCCTGTACTAGAGGAGGAAATACGCATGATGCTGGTTCCTAAAGACCCAGAAGATGCTAAAAATGCCGTGATGGAAATACGTGCTGGTGCAGGTGGAGATGAAGCGAGTATTTTTGCTGGTGATCTTTTTAGAATGTATGAAAAGTATTGCTCTAGTAAAGGCTGGAGTACCAGTATCGTAGACACGAGCCATGGAACTAGTGGTGGTTATAAAGAAATCATCATGGAAGTAAATGGTGATGACGTTTATGGGACTTTAAAGTTTGAAGCTGGCGTACACCGTGTACAACGCGTACCTCAAACGGAAACTCAAGGACGTGTGCATACCAGTGCTGCAACGGTTATGGTATTACCGGAAGCTGAAGAATTTGACTTAGAACTAGACATGACTGAGGTACGTATAGAGCGCACCACCTCTACTGGTCCTGGGGGACAGTCGGTAAACACGACCTACTCTGCCATTAAATTACACCACGAGCCTACTGGAATGATTGTAAGTTGTCAAGATCAAAAGTCTTCTCATAAAAACTTAGAGAAAGCCCTCAAAGTATTGCGTTCTCGTTTATATGATATCGAACTAGCAAAGAAAATGGCAGCCGACTCTGAAAAGCGCAAAAGCATGGTAAGTACGGGTGACCGTAGTGCCAAGATTAGAACCTATAATTATTCACAAGGTCGCGTTACAGATCACCGCATCAACTTGACGTTGTATGACCTGGATAATATCATTAATGGTGATATTCAAAAAATCATTGATGAACTTCGACTGGTAGATAATACCGAGAAGTTACAGATGAATGATGACGACATATAA
- the mnmA gene encoding tRNA 2-thiouridine(34) synthase MnmA → MAKVVVGLSGGVDSSVAAFLLKEQGHEVIGLFMKNWHDDTVTISDECPWLEDSNDAMLVADKLGIPFQTVDLSNEYKERIVDYMFDEYARGRTPNPDVLCNREIKFDVFMDIALELGADFVATGHYCQKSTSIENGEEIHHLIGGEDANKDQSYFLCQVSQKQLAKTLFPIGHLQKPQVREIAASQNLITAGKKDSQGLCFIGKVRLPDFLQQQLQPKAGDIVEIDVQTSREKMLELVPVEDAGRDNELVTLSRKRKYHPTEGKKVGTHQGAHYFTRGQRKGLAVGGTPEPLFVIETDVNTNTIYVGQGKNHPGLYRRGLFVTVAETHWIREDLEIEVGGTLEVMARIRYRQTLEKATLHCVENGLYVIFDDEQSAISPGQFVAWYQNNECLGSGVIA, encoded by the coding sequence ATGGCAAAAGTAGTAGTAGGACTTTCTGGCGGCGTGGACTCTAGCGTTGCCGCATTTTTATTAAAAGAGCAAGGTCACGAGGTCATCGGTTTGTTTATGAAAAACTGGCACGATGATACCGTAACTATAAGTGATGAGTGTCCGTGGTTAGAAGATTCTAACGATGCGATGCTGGTCGCAGATAAGTTGGGCATTCCATTTCAAACGGTAGATTTAAGCAATGAATATAAGGAACGCATAGTAGATTATATGTTTGACGAGTATGCTCGTGGACGTACACCTAATCCTGATGTGCTTTGTAATCGAGAGATCAAGTTTGATGTCTTTATGGATATTGCCTTAGAACTAGGTGCTGATTTTGTCGCAACAGGCCATTATTGCCAGAAATCAACCAGCATAGAAAACGGTGAAGAAATTCATCATTTGATAGGTGGTGAAGATGCAAATAAGGATCAAAGCTATTTTCTTTGTCAAGTTTCTCAAAAGCAACTCGCTAAAACACTTTTTCCAATAGGTCATTTACAGAAACCTCAAGTGAGAGAAATAGCCGCTTCCCAGAATTTAATTACAGCAGGAAAAAAGGATTCTCAAGGCTTGTGTTTTATAGGAAAAGTACGACTACCTGATTTTTTACAACAGCAATTGCAACCTAAGGCTGGCGATATCGTGGAGATCGATGTACAGACCAGTCGCGAGAAGATGCTAGAGCTTGTTCCTGTGGAAGATGCTGGCCGAGATAATGAATTGGTGACGCTTTCGCGAAAGCGTAAATACCATCCAACAGAAGGAAAAAAAGTAGGGACCCATCAAGGAGCACATTATTTTACGCGTGGGCAACGCAAAGGACTCGCCGTAGGTGGGACACCAGAGCCGCTTTTTGTGATAGAAACTGATGTGAATACCAATACGATTTATGTAGGTCAAGGAAAAAATCATCCTGGATTATACAGGCGTGGTCTTTTTGTGACAGTTGCCGAAACGCACTGGATCAGAGAAGATCTAGAGATAGAAGTAGGAGGGACTCTAGAAGTAATGGCCCGTATACGTTACCGTCAGACTTTAGAGAAAGCGACATTGCATTGTGTGGAAAATGGACTCTACGTTATTTTTGATGACGAGCAAAGTGCCATTTCTCCGGGCCAGTTTGTAGCTTGGTACCAAAATAACGAGTGTTTAGGTTCTGGGGTAATTGCTTGA
- a CDS encoding class I SAM-dependent methyltransferase has translation MSNLNTSDQWFASWFDTPYYHILYRDRDYTEAGAFMQRLSQRLKLDENAHIMDLACGRGRHSMYLNQLGYRVTGVDLSDSSIAFAKAELRKSSSRVSNNEESNSLNPIDASRIEFHVHNMTRAYDQTFDAVFNLFTSFGYFDDAADNLRTIKAIKENLKPGGYGVIDFMNVSYVIKNLVAQNSKTEAGITFHNSRRFENGFIYKEIEFRDNDHDYHFTERVSALTLEDFQRYFAAAGVDLIEVYGSYHLEDYDQQTSDRLIMVFRN, from the coding sequence ATGAGCAATCTAAACACATCAGATCAGTGGTTCGCCAGTTGGTTTGATACGCCTTATTACCACATCCTATATCGAGATCGTGATTACACGGAGGCTGGAGCGTTCATGCAGCGCCTTAGCCAGCGATTAAAGTTGGATGAGAATGCTCATATTATGGACCTCGCCTGTGGTCGTGGCCGTCATAGTATGTATCTCAATCAACTGGGATATCGTGTTACTGGAGTTGATTTGAGTGATAGTAGTATCGCTTTCGCGAAAGCGGAATTAAGAAAGTCCTCATCGCGAGTATCAAATAATGAAGAAAGCAACAGCTTAAATCCTATCGATGCTTCTCGTATCGAGTTTCATGTGCACAACATGACGCGTGCTTATGACCAGACTTTTGATGCTGTTTTTAACCTTTTCACTAGCTTTGGTTACTTTGATGACGCCGCTGATAACTTAAGGACGATCAAGGCTATTAAAGAAAACTTGAAACCAGGTGGTTATGGAGTGATTGATTTTATGAATGTGAGTTACGTGATTAAAAATCTAGTAGCACAAAACTCTAAAACGGAAGCAGGTATCACCTTTCATAATTCCAGGCGTTTTGAAAATGGTTTTATATACAAAGAGATAGAATTTAGAGATAACGATCACGACTACCATTTTACCGAAAGAGTAAGTGCCTTAACCTTAGAGGATTTCCAAAGGTATTTTGCAGCTGCTGGAGTAGATCTTATAGAGGTTTACGGTAGTTACCATTTAGAAGACTATGATCAACAAACTTCAGATCGTTTGATTATGGTGTTTAGGAATTGA
- a CDS encoding AIR synthase related protein has protein sequence MSQDISKRYAQRGVSAGKEDVHNAIKNVDKGLYPQAFCKIVPDSLTGSEEHCLIMHADGAGTKSSLAYMYWKETGDLSVWKGIAQDALIMNVDDLLCVGATDNILLSSTIGRNKNLITGEVISAIINGTEELLADLKKHGVEIISTGGETADVGDLVRTIIVDSTVTARMKRSDVVDNANIKAGDVIVGLSSSGQASYETEYNGGMGSNGLTSARHDVFNKSLKEKYPASYDAAVPEDLVYSGSKNLTDLVEGSPLDAGKLVLSPTRTYAPIIKKILSEVNREDLHGMVHCSGGAQTKILHFVKGLHIIKNNLFELPPLFKMIQEESGTDWKEMYQVFNMGHRMELYVNESIAQEIIDISKSFNVEAKIIGRVEAASSKKLTIDSEFGVFEY, from the coding sequence ATGAGCCAAGACATTTCTAAAAGATATGCACAGCGCGGTGTGAGCGCTGGCAAAGAAGACGTACATAACGCAATAAAAAACGTAGACAAAGGATTATACCCACAAGCCTTTTGTAAAATTGTTCCTGATTCATTGACTGGGTCAGAAGAGCATTGTTTGATCATGCATGCAGATGGTGCTGGGACAAAGTCCAGCTTAGCCTATATGTATTGGAAAGAAACTGGTGATCTCTCTGTATGGAAAGGAATCGCTCAAGATGCCTTGATCATGAATGTAGACGACCTGCTTTGTGTAGGAGCGACAGATAATATTTTACTTTCTAGCACCATAGGAAGAAACAAAAACTTGATAACAGGAGAGGTGATTTCGGCCATTATCAATGGAACAGAAGAACTATTAGCCGATCTTAAAAAACACGGCGTAGAAATCATCTCTACCGGTGGAGAGACAGCCGATGTAGGGGATCTCGTAAGAACCATTATTGTAGATTCTACCGTTACTGCTCGTATGAAACGCAGTGATGTCGTAGACAATGCAAATATAAAAGCTGGAGATGTTATTGTAGGATTGTCGAGCTCTGGACAAGCCTCTTATGAAACTGAATATAATGGCGGGATGGGATCCAACGGTCTTACGAGCGCAAGACATGACGTTTTTAATAAAAGCTTAAAAGAAAAATATCCCGCAAGTTACGATGCAGCAGTTCCAGAAGATTTGGTGTATTCTGGCTCTAAAAACCTGACCGATCTCGTTGAAGGAAGTCCGCTGGATGCAGGTAAATTGGTTTTATCTCCTACTCGTACCTATGCGCCTATTATCAAAAAGATTCTAAGCGAGGTCAACCGAGAAGATCTACATGGGATGGTACATTGTTCTGGAGGTGCACAAACTAAGATCTTACATTTTGTAAAAGGTTTGCATATTATAAAGAACAATTTATTTGAATTACCGCCTTTGTTTAAAATGATTCAAGAAGAATCAGGGACGGACTGGAAAGAAATGTATCAGGTATTCAACATGGGTCATCGCATGGAACTCTATGTAAATGAATCTATTGCTCAAGAAATTATTGACATCTCAAAATCTTTTAATGTAGAGGCAAAAATCATAGGCCGTGTAGAAGCTGCAAGTTCTAAGAAATTGACTATTGATAGTGAGTTTGGAGTTTTTGAGTATTAG